One Streptomyces coeruleorubidus DNA segment encodes these proteins:
- a CDS encoding alpha/beta fold hydrolase, with protein MTKNSTSSTSSTWTGMVPVDDTALAVTDTGGPGIPVVYLNGQFATQGYWRRVIAELGTGWRHITYDERARGKSKRSADYSFEAAVRDVDAVLAARGVDRALVVGWSYGAAVGAHWAHRNPDRAVGAVLVDGAFPYDWLDEAMEQRIRKLFRRLGWFMPLLRPTGLTPRMTAEQQAESNIELGRLSRESELGPVLDDITVPVRYVLASGASFGSRRGEQERTRTGLDAVTASNPNIRISAKVPSNHGALLKKDFPVIADAVREVAALDRGEH; from the coding sequence ATGACGAAGAACAGCACTTCATCGACCAGTTCGACGTGGACCGGCATGGTGCCGGTCGACGACACGGCCCTGGCCGTCACCGACACCGGCGGCCCTGGGATCCCGGTGGTCTACCTCAACGGCCAGTTCGCCACCCAGGGGTACTGGCGGCGGGTCATCGCCGAACTCGGGACGGGCTGGCGGCACATCACCTACGACGAGCGGGCCCGCGGCAAGTCGAAGCGTTCGGCGGACTACTCCTTCGAGGCCGCCGTCCGGGATGTCGATGCCGTTCTCGCGGCCAGGGGCGTCGACCGGGCGCTGGTGGTCGGCTGGTCCTACGGGGCGGCAGTCGGGGCGCACTGGGCCCACCGGAATCCGGACCGTGCCGTGGGCGCGGTCCTGGTCGACGGCGCGTTCCCGTACGACTGGCTGGACGAGGCCATGGAGCAGCGGATCCGGAAGCTGTTCCGGCGGTTGGGCTGGTTCATGCCGCTGCTGCGCCCGACGGGCCTGACCCCGCGGATGACCGCCGAACAGCAGGCCGAGAGCAACATCGAGCTCGGCAGGCTCTCCCGGGAGAGCGAGCTGGGCCCCGTGCTGGACGACATCACCGTCCCCGTGCGGTACGTGCTCGCTTCCGGGGCGTCCTTCGGCAGCCGCCGTGGCGAGCAGGAACGGACACGCACCGGCCTCGACGCGGTGACCGCCAGCAACCCGAACATCCGGATCAGCGCGAAGGTCCCCAGCAACCACGGCGCGCTCCTCAAGAAGGATTTCCCGGTCATCGCCGATGCCGTACGCGAGGTCGCCGCCCTCGACCGCGGGGAGCACTGA
- a CDS encoding ATP-binding protein — protein MSQKSLAQITVPTRHFAVQLSATRRGARLARLLTERQLDEWGEPYEAAAQVVAELASNAVLHGRVRGRDFRLRLTLRADRTLRIEVTDARGDQVPRVPAPVEQDAEGGRGLRIVEAYANRWGVVEAPAHGKTVWAELPTRHGDLRAASRLG, from the coding sequence ATGAGCCAGAAATCACTCGCCCAAATCACCGTCCCCACCCGCCACTTCGCGGTGCAGCTGTCCGCTACTCGAAGAGGTGCTCGACTGGCCCGGCTGCTCACCGAACGCCAACTCGACGAGTGGGGCGAGCCGTACGAGGCCGCCGCGCAGGTGGTGGCGGAGCTGGCGTCCAACGCCGTGCTGCACGGACGGGTCCGGGGCAGGGACTTCCGGCTGCGACTGACACTGCGAGCCGATCGCACTCTCCGTATCGAGGTCACCGACGCCCGGGGCGACCAGGTCCCGCGCGTCCCGGCCCCGGTGGAGCAGGACGCGGAGGGAGGACGCGGCTTGCGCATCGTCGAGGCGTACGCGAACCGCTGGGGCGTGGTGGAGGCACCGGCCCACGGCAAGACGGTGTGGGCCGAACTGCCCACGAGGCACGGGGACTTGCGCGCTGCCTCCCGTCTAGGGTGA